The stretch of DNA CAGGACCTACCAAATTCCCATGCTCAATCCTGTGGCCTCATGTCGGAACATTTTATCAAAGCAAACCACTGGCTTTTGCCTTGGGTTCCAACGTGCACTCTTCACCAAGTGCAAGACTGATCTTCACTCCAAAGTTCACCATTCGCACAGTTTTTGGCTTGTGCATTAGAGGCTGGTCTCCGCCTCTCTTAGGAATGGTGGCATCATAGCAATGGAAGCACAAAGACCCCGGCGAGCACTGGTAGGTAGGGTGTGGGGGCACTGCTGCCAGATGTTCTCTGAGCGTGCATTATGGCAAACACTGCATTAGTGTGATTGGTGGGTAATTCCACATTGCAAATCATTCCTTCACAGCAAGACCTGCACTCCTGTTACAAAAAGGAGAGAGGAACGGACAGTGAATAATAGGAACAGGGAAGgggcaaaagaaaggaagataaaagaaagGCTTCTTCAGCTCCATCTGAAGACAGACAATTGGAGTTGATTATCCAATTTTGCATCATCTAGGCTCTTGGGTACCCTTTCCCCACCAATGCCAATGGAGTGGAAGGGAAAAACCATGCTGAGAGTCGTCTGTCCTCTGATTTCTCCGCATCAAACCCAAGCATTAGCAAggcaaagaggaagagaaactgaATAAGCCTGTTTGATTGAGTCCACAAATCTTCTAAAGGTTTGTTAGGGAAAACATTGAGGCAAAACTGAAAGCTAGGAACCTTTTGGATTAgtcactgatttcctttctcagTGCTACTTGTTAGGGGATAATAATGACTCTCTATTGTCTATGCTAACACCTGATTCTTATCATTACAGCAGCAGTGGTTTGCTAATTATGGTTGCTGAGtggtgtaagaaaaaaaaaaaggcttgtcCTTAACAGGTGTTTTCAGGGAATGTTTTCAGGTAATACCAAAGTGTGCCAAGTACAATGCCTCAACCTGATAAACCCAGCCATTCGTAGAGGCTTCCAGGATGGCTACGTACGATAAAGGCATCAATTCTAGGTATCcatatcagtggttctcaaccctggctccATATCAGAATCACCTCagggaacttttaaaaaagatccTGACATCCAGGACCCTACCCTGAGGTTCTGTTTCAACTGGTCTGGAAAGCCTGCCGGCATGCATCCCTCAAAAACAAGCAGAGCTTGTAAAAGCTGCGCAGGTGATTCTCATGTAGCTAGAGCTAAAAGCCACTGATAAAAGAATCATTTTCTGTACTAACAGGGTAAATCAAATTCTAAAACCTcatgaaatgaaaatactttcaagtaattttttctcaagcatttcagaattCCAGGCATATAAAGGAGTGAAATGCTCATTTAAAACGACAGAATGAGAATGTTAAAGCAATCAATTGATCTAAAAGGCACCTATAGTTCATCGTATTAAACTGAGGCTAATCCTTCAGACTCCCTTCCTCATCTAAGCGCAGACAGTGGACAACACAAGGTTTCCTTCATAAATGCTGTCACCACAGTCCTCTCACCACCTTCCAGGGTACTCTTGCAGTGTTCTTGGTGACTCCTGGCCACGAACAGAGCAGGCAAGCTGGACCCTGTAGTGTTCACCATTTTCTTGTGGATGGTTTGCTCTCGTGCCACCAGAGTTGGCTTTATACCATTCACCCACAGTCTGAGGTCTAGGGTCTAGCTCTGGAGTCTGGGAAATGCCATTTGTCTGTAGTAACATTATTTTTTGTTGAAGGAGAGAACGTCTTCAACTGTTATTTTGTCTCTATTTTATCTTTGAGGAATCTTTCCTCAAAATGTAAACATGGTCAACATATTACTtatccttcctgcctctcccgTGATCTATAACTTATCATTACTAGCATGAACATTTAgataataacacacacacacacacacacacacgatcctTACCGTATGTTCAGAATCTTGGCTGTGGTGGCAACCGACAAAATGACATTCACTTCTGGAGGCACACTTTTTGGTGATGGATGTGCTTCTTCCATGGCTGGTGAAGTGATGAACTGTCAAACAGTACTGTGTATCTaggcaagagaaaacaaacaaaaaaaatccaaaaaggcaATTTCATTATCCACATTACAAAAGAGACCTCTCAACAACTATTGCAGAAAGGACTCAAATTCAGGACGGTCCTGAGGCTTCTGGGTGAAACATTTCATAGCAGTGAACTCTGAAGGTTCTTAGGTGGTATTTTTGAAAAGACACCAGCTTCTGAAGCACATGGTGTTTTGAAAATGAGTGTAAATGGGCACTCATCCTGTGGTGTCAGAGCACAATATCAAAACAAGGGTCTGTTCAtttgatatgaaaatatttatgtctctggctctctctttctctcttctcctgaaGCACGTTCTcggaatctaaaataaaatgacaattgTGAAGGTAAAACGCAATGGGGTCAGAACACTTGTTGCATTATTCATCATTTTTCTCTTATATAGTAATAGGCCATGTGGTGAGCTGGAGCGAAAAGCAGGTGCTTTGAATTACACATCATGATCACCTTCCTCGCTCATCTATTAAATTGCAAAACCCATAATTaattttgtaccaacctaataatttCTATTCTGGTTTTAATTCTACCAACATGTTAGACTTTTCTCATCAGTGCATTtccattttttctcctctttaattAGCTCTTACTTTCTCTGTTTCCCACCCACCCCCTTCTCATTATAACTGTAGTACCCCATTTCTACCCAGAGTTATCCTTAAGGCTTTAACCACTCACATTTTATTACTTAGAGTTCTTTCAAGAAGTTTCATTCAATGTTCTAGGACATTCTTCTTTGGTTCTGTGTCTCTTTTATAGGTACTGGAGGCCAGGGAAATGCTTCTCAGTTTATTGGTCAGAGATTACAACAGCAAtgtcacagaatgggaaaaaattggatGAAAGTTGAGAAGACTGGGTTTATGGAACTGCCTTTGTCACAGGTGAGAAAGTCATGTTAGATCTTCTgagctcattttcattttttagcaaAATGATGATAGATAATATGTGCCTTGATGCTTTGATAGGGTTGTGGTATGCTTTAAATAATACGAAAAGCAGCAAGCCCACATTGCCTTTGCACCATTAGCCAGGTACTCTTTCTTCTAACTCGTATTGAAGCATTCAATCCTCATCATGTCTTAAAGTAAGTTATATTAaaatcctcattttataggtaaACTGAGGATAATTTCTTGCCCATAGAAAGAAAATAGTGAAAAAGTAGGATTGTAACCCAGGAGGTTTTCTAGGGCTTGCACTCTCAACCAGAACATTATTCCACCCCTCAGTACACTTAATATTAAACCATGTGGCAATTGATACAGTTTGaatctatgtccccacccaaatctcatatcaaatTGTGAGCCCCAGTGTCAGAGaggggaggtgattaaatcatgggggtggatcttcatgaatggtttagcaccatcctctttgtgctgttcttgtgatagtgagatctcatgagatctgcttgtCTAAAACTATATAgcacctcctccctctttcttgctCCTTCAACCACCATGTGAGGTGCTTCATTCTACCTTGTCTTccgccacgattgtaagtttcctgagccctccccagaagccaagaagatgccagcatcatgcttcctgtacagcctatggaactgtaagccaattaaatctcttttctttgtaagtgaCTCAGTCTCAGGcgtgtctttatagcaatgcaagaacgggCTAATACAGTGATAGAATGTAGAGTGCTGTACAAGAGTAGGTGACTTCCAGATTCAGAAAGAAAGGGAGCCACTACAATTCAGGAGAAGACATTTCAATTTTTACTCCAAACAAAGAAGAATCAAAAACTAGTAGCTGCATGTGTTCATACAGAATGGCACACATGCTAAGGCAGCCCTAAAATGTCAGCATAAAAGCCAaggtaaataaaacaagaaatgtcATTCTTGTCATATCCTGTTACACAGAGAACTTTTAACGAGACTGATAGACCACAGAAGTGAAGCTGTGAAGTGAAAAGGAAACCTGAGATGACAAAGAACAATAGCCGGAGGTCTATTTGTCCCAAGAAATGGTTGGCTATCACTCCCTG from Callithrix jacchus isolate 240 chromosome 6, calJac240_pri, whole genome shotgun sequence encodes:
- the LYPD6B gene encoding ly6/PLAUR domain-containing protein 6B yields the protein MLLPCHTLAIAVVQIVIFSESWAFAKNINFYNVRPPLDPTPFPNSFKCFTCENAGDNYNCNRWAEDKWCPQNTQYCLTVHHFTSHGRSTSITKKCASRSECHFVGCHHSQDSEHTECRSCCEGMICNVELPTNHTNAVFAIMHAQRTSGSSAPTPYLPVLAGVFVLPLL